CCCCTGCCACCACCAAGGCTGCTTTTCCCATGCTTGTACCCCTCTCATGTTAACGCTTTCTCCACTAAGAGCTATAGTTGTCTGTTTTCTACAGATTTCTTAAAGTAAGTGAATTCTGACCAGAACAGAGTCAAAACTCAGTGCAGTAAGGCCACAAAACCAATGCCATAGTCCCAAGCCTCCTGGCAGAATTAATCCAGTACAGTCTGAACACAAAAAGTAAACCTTCAGTACTGATGTATTTGTGAAGATCAGTCTGTACGTGCAAGTTAATGTGGTGCTGCTGATAACCAAATGCTTGCAGGAACACTGCAAGCAGCTTGGTGCCAGTTCCCGTAGGATGGGAGTGGAGGCAGCACCATTCACGTTATTCTCCTGCAGCCCTTGCTACCTTTGCTtatctttcttccctttccagaCAGCACACAAAACTCAGAGCAAGCACCCCACACTTAGGACCTGCAAAACCTCTAGCCActctggcaaaaaaaccccacatgaaCTTTAAATCGGCCAAGCAGACCCACTGTCAGTTTCATGTGTAACCCAAATGACAGGTTGAACTCTGGCCACCAAAAGCAAAGAGGTAACTTTTTGGCCCACCTTGCTCCCCGTTTTGCTCATTCTCAAAGAGCGAATCTAGCCCAGTTCCTAAAATTTCGTTTCTCACGCCCAGCCAATAAGGGTCATAGTCATTTActgtctccagcagctgctgcccgcaTGTTGGGGCTGGAGCGGCAAGAGTCCCTTGATACCCCCCTTCATGTTTTGGAAGTACCAAAGGAGGACTACCGTGACTAGCTGCAGCCAGAGGTGGACTGTGCTTTATCTGCTCAAGCTCAAGCTTAGACTCCCCTTCACCATAACTGCAAGTGGAGCCCTTCTCAAAGGGAGAAGTGTTGGACTTGACATACAAATAGCTCTCCTCGCCCAGGCCCTGGTTAGCATTTGCGTAGGTTAACACAGGCCTCCTATACACGTACTCTTTAGCTGCCAGGTACTGATAATCTTCTGTACAAGACTGGAAAACATCTGCATCTGAGTAGTAGCTTTCAGGGAAAGACTTCTTCGGGTATGGATGTTCCTGTGCCGGCTGCACAGGGAGCGAGAGCTGGGGGGCggtccccacgctccccacaCCGGCTGGGACCCCTTTTCCCACGCAGTCCAAACCGAAGTGGGCTGGGCTGTGACCCAGGGCTCCAAACGTGTTATCCAGGCTCCTGAAGTGAGCATCGAGCCTCGAGTACGGCTGTCCCGAGCAGGGCGACGGCTGAGCGGCGAAGCCCGGGTTTCCTCCCGGCaggccgggcggcggggggaggccgCTCCGGTCCGGCCCGTGACCCTGCACCGCCCGGGGCCGCTCCTGGCAGCCGCCGCCGCAGCGGGCCGGCTTCTCCTTGCCGTAGGCCGGCCTGGGGTAGGCGGCGGCTTCGCTCTTCTTGTGGTTCAGCTGCCGGGCTCTCCTGTTCTGAAACCACACCTGCGAGGGCAGCAGAGACTgagcgcccggccccgcctcggcccggcccggccgccccacCTGCCCCTCTTACCTGGATCCTGGACTCGGGGATGTCGGTGAGGCCGGAGAGCTGCTCCCGCAGGGCGATGCCGGGGTAGGGCTCCTTCTCGAAGGCGCggaccagcagctccagctgggccTTGCTGAACGTGGTTCGCTTCCTCCGGCCGCCCTCCCGCCCCGCGCTGGGGCCGAGGGTTCGCGCCGGGGCCTCGCCTGCGGGCAGCGGGGAGCGCCGGTCAGCGCCcggccgcgctccccccgccccgccaccgTCACCGccggcccgcccggccccggccgcagccagggcaggctcaccggtggggctggggggcaggctGGCGAGCTCCATGCGGCCGGGCTGTGCGGGCGGTGGGGCTCACAGCCTGCTCCCCGCCTTATGAGCCCTCCGCCCCGGCCGTTAGCGACCCCCACCCGCACGGGCCGGGCCCGCCAatggggccggggccgccgggccTCCGAGGGTGACTCAGAGCCGTCTCCCACACGCCCATTGTCATCCCATCACCAAAATACACATAATGAGGTCTCGCCCCATCGAAGGAGCCAAAGCGTCTCCCAGCGAAGCCCCCACTGCCGCCACAAACGCATCCGCCTTTCTTTAATTCAAATGGAGAGTGTATAATTTAACGAATTTATCTTTCACCTTCAGGCCGGCTCTCCGAGAAGgctccccatccctctgcagCGCAGGCCTGGGCCCTGCTGGAATGGCGGGGCTCCCCTGGATGCAGGGGGGCCTCCGCAACACCCTTCTGCCAAAGGGAAACCATCCCGGCTCTGATCGCACCCAGGTGACGAGCCCTCGTCCTCCCTGTTGAGTTGCCCCACTCCCGTTCCTGCCCATGACATGTTCCTCATCAACCTCACCGCAGTAAATAAAACGCTGGTGGCTTACTAGACATTGCATCAAAACCTGCTGTTCACAGCAAAGGACGAAGCCTCCCCCAGCACAGTCTGCAGTCACCGTGGGGAGAAGGAGCAGTCTCCCTCCCAAGCGTGTCCTGAAGATCTCAACACAACCTTTTTCTCTCCTaggactgcttttttttcctccagacagCTCTACTCATCCAAGTCATGTACAGAACAAACAACCGACATATTAAtccaaaagagaaatattatttaagaGAGCCAAGAGTGACATAAGTACTTACAGGGAGCAACAGTTGCAATGCCGAAAAGGATTAGGTGTTAGAACAGGATCAGAACGGCAGCAAATCAATTAGTCAATGTAATAATTTGTCAAATGAGGCCATCAATGGCTATCACTGAAGGTGTTCAAGAACAATGGTATCATTACTTCATGTGTTTTTCATCTCAACATGTCCCCattcattttttcagatttgGGACCTGTTCCAGCTTCCTCTGAAGCTAAAGGGTACAGGGACAAAATCTGTGAGCTGTTACATATAACTGCAATCTGCAGAGACCATTACGTTCACCATCCACGCAGCCACTTTTGGTTGAGCTGGGCAAGGGTTTTAACATtacacacaccaccacaacaaaaatgAATACCCTCCCAGACACGGGCAGTGAGAACTTCAGAGAGATGACAGCAGCATGCAGGCCAAGACATCTGGAAACAACAGCTTGAAGCAATTTCTCAGTactcctcccctttcctctaCTATAGCATTCCCGTAAGCCTGGACTGTTATAGCACACATAGCACACTTGTGTGTTATAGCACACAAGATTTCTTTTGTCCCTCAGAGCTCCACAATGGCTTGGAGTTTTTCCTGTCCATGTAAACAACAAAATTTGTATTTAAGCAAGAATTTGCAtgtgggagaagggaaaaaagcagacaGGCGGCAAGTGGTTTGGCAGTTCTAGGCACAATCAAGGTGTGCTGCTTGTCCTCTGGTTTTAGTTCACATTCAATATTCAGATACATATGTAGGGAGGAGCGGATGAAGGCTCAGACACAATAAGCAGAAATATAAAGCTTGGTGGCACGGTTTTATTGAGTGTTCTCTACAGCAAATCCAGCTTCAGCTGTTCCTTCTTGTTCTAAGCATGCAGGGTGCAATTCCACTTGCCTTTACACCCCCGTATGGCTTCGCACACAGTACTGCGCATGCCACCTCCAGCGCACACTAGAAAATGAGCCAACTCACAGAGCTACTCCTTCCATAAACTGATCATTTTTCTTTCGGCCAGGTTAGTTTTTGGTGAGCTCAGTTCAAGCACCAGCATGAGATGGAGGTGCACAGGAGCAGAGGGTAAAAGAGAGGTGGAGAGCCCTGATTTAAACTGGTACCAGAAAATATGGAATTGCATGTGACCTTTCCATCTCTCTGCAATTCCAGTACAACTGTATGTGAGATGCACAATAAACTGGACCGAGGGTGTTTGAAGAGTACAAAGAGAGTTTACTTATTCTGTCTGGTCACAGGGAAGGCTAGAACAAACactgtcatttttatttctggacTTCCAATTTTTGTGGCAGAAAACATCACCTCCTAGGAATAACTACAACACAAAACTGACCCTGCAGGCAGCCTGCAGTATTGATCTCGAAAAGAGAGGGAAgccacctcctccagcacacacaaaaatacaccTTCTAGCCACAGCCAGAGGAGAAGAGATAAGGAGGAGTCAGCAGAGGCTTGCGCTGACTTGCACTACCTGCTAATAGTGACTGTCCATCACTACTAGCTGAGTCAAATAGACCAGGCTTTTGTTAACATGCTCTGGCTATGCAGAGAGCAGTTCACACTTCCCGGAGTTATTGTTTCAGGCACTCTGCCAGGCAGCCTCTTTACACCCTTCATTTTCAGAGATTTTCTTTGCAATGCTAATTGATAGAGACTTAGATTGCCAGTTTGTTTTTAAGTGAGATTCCAGGAAAGAAGATGGCAATCTttgcttctccctcctctcctccctcttctgctGAGACATATGGACTTGGCCTAATGTAAGAGCTAACTTCTGCTACAGCTACACTCTGACCATACCCTAATCCAGGCAACGACATTGACCAGCCCTTGCTGACCATGTTCCCTTGGTATCATCATGCTGTTGCAAGTCAGTCGTAATCAAAACAACTATTTGTGAGCTCCCCCatttcttctctgaactctGTCAGGCGAAATAGTATTTTCCctcctgcaatatttttttattcatttcacaAAGCACTATAGAAAGAGATGTCAACTGAATTGAAAGGGGAGAATGGGAAGAGCATGGGGAAAGAAGTACACTTAACAAAACCAGCATCTCTTTTGTTCACAGATTGTCTTCAGGCTCTCACCGAAATCCGTGGAACTTTGCTGTAGATTTCAGCAGGATCCAAATGTGGAAACCCACTGTGTGCTTGCCAATGCCCCTTTATGCCAGACTCGTGGTATGAGTGCATCTATAGAGGAATTTAAATCACACGTGGAATATGCTGAAAATACAGGGACAGGGAGAAGTATATGCATGTAAATAACATTTAGGAGAGTCAGTACAGTTGTTAGACAGGGACTAGCCACAGTGTTCTTTAAAATGGCTCTGAATAAAGGTTTGCATCTATCCTAGGCCAGATCAGGGCACCTGGagctcctcttctctctccctccagaGCAACCTCAGTGTTAGGTGATGCAAAGGCGGCCCCACAATCATGCTAACATGAATGGGATGCCAAATTACTCAGTGCAGCAAGGGCTCTGTCACCAGGCGCCTGCCTGGGGAGTGTTAGGACAAGCACATACCTCTAGAAATCCCTACATCAAACATTTTCTAGGGCAGTACAATGCTATTGATGTTTAAGCAAAACTTTCATCCTGAAGGAGGCAAGATCAATTTCACTAGTTGGTCTTCAGACATTAACACCTCATAAAAAGGATGCTCATGCCCTGCTTATCTGGAGTGTATCTTTAATTATCTTTTGGTACACCTTTCGCAGCCCATTACTTACCAGTCAACACTGCTTTAATTATGGGCTTGGCAATAAAAGGCAGCTCTTacatcactgaaataaaaatgctgcaaaGCAATCCTGGAGAATTGCAAAGAGATTTTATGTTCAAACGGAAAACTGTGGAATTCAGCAAAACAATGTAAATTTTCTTCCACAAAGATTTCTCCCTATGTGCAGTACTGTCATAGCCAGGTGTGCCTGGGAACCCTCCAAAGAACATGAACAGCCAAGTGGTGATTGTGCTCTCACCTACTCTTCAGGGAAAGGAGCATTTACAGCAGCCCGTCTTGTTTTGAAAATCATTCAGTAGCCAGACACGCACACACACTTCCATGATGTCTTACGGCAAGCAGGATGGAGGCACATTTTCACCTTCAGCAAAAAGAAGGCGAAACTTATGATAATTCTTGCTTTCTAAGAGCATTCATTCCCCAGTCCAGAACTGGCTTTTGAGAGCTGTCACCTGGACCACTGAACTTTTTCTTACAGTAAACACCTTTATTATGCAAAAGCATtgctcttgccttttttcctccctgaaacAAATTTTGTTTCTAGCATCTgaaggcagaggaaaacaatATTGCTGAAAACAATACGAACTGTTAAATCTTGCTCTGATTCAGTTcccattaaaataacatttcaagaTCCAAAAGGCATTA
The genomic region above belongs to Caloenas nicobarica isolate bCalNic1 chromosome 7, bCalNic1.hap1, whole genome shotgun sequence and contains:
- the LOC135991214 gene encoding paired mesoderm homeobox protein 2A-like, coding for MELASLPPSPTGEPALAAAGAGRAGGDGGGAGGARPGADRRSPLPAGEAPARTLGPSAGREGGRRKRTTFSKAQLELLVRAFEKEPYPGIALREQLSGLTDIPESRIQVWFQNRRARQLNHKKSEAAAYPRPAYGKEKPARCGGGCQERPRAVQGHGPDRSGLPPPPGLPGGNPGFAAQPSPCSGQPYSRLDAHFRSLDNTFGALGHSPAHFGLDCVGKGVPAGVGSVGTAPQLSLPVQPAQEHPYPKKSFPESYYSDADVFQSCTEDYQYLAAKEYVYRRPVLTYANANQGLGEESYLYVKSNTSPFEKGSTCSYGEGESKLELEQIKHSPPLAAASHGSPPLVLPKHEGGYQGTLAAPAPTCGQQLLETVNDYDPYWLGVRNEILGTGLDSLFENEQNGEQGGPKSYLFAFGGQSSTCHLGYT